The Coprobacter tertius genome includes a region encoding these proteins:
- a CDS encoding tetratricopeptide repeat protein, producing the protein MNKKIILALFFSAEVLIPAMAQVSYRSDLPVSWLERGKQMYSVGNYVGCTDQLTRYKSLSDDPRLIEEADFLIAASAYYMRSPQALSLLQQYIQRYPASGNLIEAQFMEGNVYFFSGKYASAVKKYQKIDIDRLTPDNQEEYLYRTGLSYIKTDRIEEAKPCFSALVSVGKKYKEAAVFYNAYIAYTEKEYDKALQGLYKVKDHAEYGIPASYYITQINYAEGRYETVIQEGESLLARHPGNEFNTELNRLVGESWFRMGEDAKAVGYLEKYVAATAKPLRNSLYSLGVALYRTGDYSGAVKELSRTTNKNDALSQNAYLYLGQSYLKLGDKNNARLAFDVASRATFDKQVQEAALYNYAMTIHETSYSPFDESVLVFEKFLNTFPRSRYADRINDYLVEVYLNTRNYNAALTSINKIKDPTAKILKAKQRILFQLGTQYFTNNEIDKAQREFTAAIALGNYDKEIKAQACFWRGECKYRNGDYAQAAADYRAYLSSTRETGKPIYGLAQYDLGYALFKLRDFSQALEWFRKYVASSPSGQAATLADAYNRMGDCLYYNRQYAQAESNYAQAQSLMPAAGDYALFQKSFMAGLQKNYQAKISGMNRLVTDYPQSQYVDDALFEAGLTYLQVGQREPAIQSFTKIIGDFPQSPVARKAGLQLGMVWFNAGESDKSIAAYKQVIEKYPGSEEAKVAVDDLKSVYLEMNDVSTYADYLKSLGGSVRYEASEMDSLSFLSAERVFLKNPAQTSADGLVKYLQSFPEGAFTTAAHHYLGMWYYNNGEYEQALPQLTAVLQQNDSPYEEDALIRLSDIQYKNHKYDEAISTFKKLEIKASSTENRLAARLGILRSAYELENNEEVIIAADNLLSDTKLSPQLSTEARFYRAMSALKSGQKDKAVADFKILSADARTVYGAEASYRLAQQYFDEGNVSAAEKEINRLIDAGTPHQYWMARGFILLADIYIGKNDNFQARQYLLSLKNNYKGEDDIDSMIEVRLQKLGEN; encoded by the coding sequence ATGAATAAAAAGATAATACTTGCCTTGTTCTTCTCGGCAGAAGTGTTGATCCCAGCCATGGCACAGGTTTCGTATCGTTCGGACCTTCCCGTTTCTTGGCTGGAGCGTGGAAAACAGATGTATAGCGTAGGTAATTATGTAGGGTGTACCGACCAATTAACCCGTTATAAATCGTTGAGTGATGATCCTCGTCTTATCGAAGAAGCCGACTTCCTAATTGCCGCATCGGCTTACTATATGCGGTCACCTCAGGCATTATCGTTGTTACAGCAGTATATACAGCGATATCCGGCTTCGGGCAATCTTATCGAAGCTCAATTTATGGAGGGAAATGTTTATTTTTTCTCCGGTAAATATGCATCGGCAGTAAAAAAATACCAAAAGATAGATATCGATCGGTTGACTCCCGATAATCAGGAAGAATATTTATATCGGACAGGATTGTCTTATATAAAAACAGATCGTATCGAGGAGGCTAAACCCTGTTTTTCGGCTTTAGTTTCGGTCGGTAAGAAATATAAGGAAGCTGCCGTATTTTACAATGCTTATATCGCTTATACCGAAAAAGAATATGATAAAGCATTGCAAGGTTTATATAAGGTGAAAGATCATGCCGAATATGGCATTCCGGCTTCATACTATATTACTCAGATTAATTATGCCGAAGGCCGGTATGAAACGGTGATACAAGAAGGTGAATCCTTACTTGCCCGACATCCGGGGAATGAGTTCAATACAGAATTAAACCGCTTAGTAGGTGAAAGTTGGTTCCGTATGGGAGAGGATGCAAAAGCTGTCGGCTATCTCGAAAAATACGTTGCAGCAACAGCTAAACCGTTGCGCAACAGTCTTTATTCGTTAGGGGTTGCTCTTTATCGTACGGGAGATTATTCGGGTGCAGTTAAAGAGCTCAGCCGTACTACGAACAAAAACGATGCATTATCTCAAAATGCATATTTGTATTTAGGACAGAGTTATCTGAAGCTCGGAGACAAAAATAATGCTCGCTTGGCTTTCGATGTAGCATCGAGGGCTACCTTCGATAAGCAGGTACAAGAGGCTGCGTTGTATAATTATGCCATGACGATACATGAGACATCGTATTCCCCCTTCGACGAATCGGTTCTCGTATTTGAGAAATTTTTGAACACTTTTCCCCGTTCTCGTTATGCCGACCGTATAAATGATTATCTGGTAGAAGTATATCTCAATACACGTAATTATAATGCAGCCCTTACCTCCATCAATAAGATTAAAGATCCTACCGCTAAAATATTAAAAGCTAAACAGCGAATTCTTTTTCAATTAGGAACTCAGTATTTTACTAACAATGAGATCGATAAAGCGCAACGGGAGTTTACTGCAGCAATCGCTTTAGGAAATTACGACAAAGAGATAAAGGCACAAGCTTGTTTCTGGAGGGGTGAGTGTAAATATCGTAATGGAGATTATGCCCAGGCTGCCGCTGATTATCGAGCCTATCTTTCGAGTACGCGGGAAACCGGGAAACCGATATACGGGCTTGCCCAGTATGATTTGGGATATGCTTTGTTTAAACTGCGGGATTTTTCACAGGCTCTCGAATGGTTTCGTAAATATGTCGCTTCTTCTCCCTCAGGGCAAGCAGCGACGCTTGCCGACGCTTATAACCGTATGGGTGACTGTTTGTATTATAATCGGCAGTATGCCCAGGCCGAAAGTAATTATGCCCAGGCTCAGTCTCTTATGCCCGCTGCAGGAGATTATGCTCTGTTTCAAAAAAGTTTTATGGCGGGCCTGCAAAAAAATTATCAGGCGAAAATTTCCGGAATGAACCGTTTGGTTACCGATTATCCGCAGTCACAGTATGTAGATGACGCCTTATTCGAGGCTGGGCTTACCTATCTACAGGTCGGTCAGCGAGAACCGGCTATCCAGTCGTTTACTAAGATTATTGGAGATTTTCCTCAAAGTCCGGTTGCCCGTAAAGCCGGTTTGCAGTTGGGGATGGTTTGGTTCAATGCCGGAGAATCAGACAAATCGATTGCAGCGTATAAACAGGTAATCGAGAAATATCCAGGAAGTGAAGAAGCTAAAGTTGCTGTTGACGATCTTAAATCGGTTTATCTCGAAATGAATGATGTCTCAACGTACGCCGATTATTTAAAATCATTGGGTGGCAGTGTCCGTTACGAGGCTTCGGAAATGGATTCACTCTCTTTCCTCTCTGCCGAGCGGGTATTTCTGAAAAATCCGGCACAAACATCTGCCGATGGGCTTGTAAAATATTTACAAAGTTTCCCGGAAGGTGCATTTACTACTGCCGCTCATCATTATTTAGGTATGTGGTATTATAATAATGGTGAGTACGAGCAGGCTCTGCCGCAGTTGACAGCAGTACTTCAGCAGAATGACAGTCCGTATGAAGAAGATGCTCTTATCCGGTTATCGGATATACAGTATAAGAACCATAAATACGATGAAGCGATTTCTACGTTTAAAAAACTCGAAATAAAAGCTTCGTCGACCGAAAACCGTTTAGCCGCTCGTCTTGGTATTTTACGGAGTGCTTATGAACTTGAAAATAATGAAGAAGTTATTATAGCTGCCGATAATTTGCTCAGCGATACGAAACTGTCTCCTCAGTTGAGTACCGAAGCTCGTTTTTATCGGGCTATGTCAGCGTTAAAGTCAGGACAAAAAGATAAAGCTGTTGCCGATTTTAAAATTCTTTCGGCCGATGCACGTACCGTTTATGGTGCCGAGGCATCTTATCGCCTCGCGCAGCAGTATTTCGATGAGGGAAATGTTTCTGCTGCCGAAAAAGAGATAAACCGGTTGATCGATGCGGGTACGCCACATCAGTATTGGATGGCGCGCGGATTTATTTTGCTTGCTGATATTTATATCGGAAAAAATGATAATTTCCAGGCCCGCCAATATCTGTTAAGCCTGAAAAATAATTATAAAGGCGAAGATGATATCGACAGTATGATAGAGGTGCGTTTACAAAAACTGGGTGAGAATTAA
- a CDS encoding SDR family NAD(P)-dependent oxidoreductase, which produces MKEKLFAGRRVFVTGGASGIGRSIVAAFRNEDAQVAFCDIQEEEGRCVSEETGSEFLQADVSDEKSLTEVFTGLLKQWGDIDILINNVGISCFSPLIETSVNDFDRILSVNVRPVFIISRLWAIHRSVSCERYGRIINISSTRYRMSEPGNEGYAASKGAIVSLTHALAMSLADSRITVNCISPGWIETGDYSLLTPEDHLQHPSRRVGVPDDIARACLFLADEKNDFINGQNFVIDGGMTRKMIYT; this is translated from the coding sequence ATGAAAGAGAAATTGTTTGCAGGTCGTCGAGTTTTTGTAACCGGCGGAGCGAGCGGAATCGGTCGCTCTATCGTGGCAGCCTTTCGTAATGAAGATGCACAGGTTGCGTTTTGTGATATCCAGGAGGAAGAAGGTCGTTGTGTTTCGGAAGAGACCGGAAGCGAGTTTCTTCAAGCAGATGTGTCTGATGAAAAATCGCTGACGGAGGTATTTACCGGTCTTCTTAAGCAATGGGGCGATATCGATATTCTTATTAATAATGTGGGTATCAGTTGTTTTTCTCCTTTAATAGAAACTTCCGTTAACGATTTCGATCGTATTTTATCGGTCAATGTAAGACCGGTTTTCATTATATCCCGACTATGGGCTATTCATCGTTCGGTATCTTGCGAGCGGTATGGCCGTATTATAAATATTTCTTCTACCCGTTATCGGATGAGCGAGCCGGGTAACGAAGGGTACGCAGCATCTAAAGGCGCTATTGTATCGCTTACTCATGCTTTGGCCATGTCTTTGGCTGATTCCCGCATTACAGTGAACTGTATTTCTCCCGGATGGATAGAAACCGGGGATTATTCGTTGCTGACACCCGAAGATCATTTGCAGCATCCCTCCCGCAGAGTAGGTGTTCCCGATGATATTGCCCGGGCATGTTTATTTTTGGCCGATGAAAAAAATGATTTTATTAACGGGCAGAATTTTGTTATTGACGGAGGAATGACTCGAAAAATGATATATACCTAA
- a CDS encoding TonB-dependent receptor yields MRKIFCICFLLVLSVFAVFGQQRYNIYGRVTDKATRSEVSYVNVVLWGTTQGVMTDSIGNYVIADVPPGIYRLQVSGLGYKTTVTPEFRVSSHNYRLDVEVEEDRYVLKEVSVTASPFRPSAESPISRRVIGLQEIEKSPGANRDISKVVNSFPGVSSTVGNGYRNDLLVRGGGPSENKFFLDGIEIPNINHFSTQGASGGPVGIIDADFIREVDFYTGAFPANRGNALSSVLDFKLIDGDPDRCSVKATLGASEVAVTSNGHIEKKTTYLVSVRQSYLQLLFSLLDMPFLPRYTDAQFKIKTRFSRQHELTILGIGAIDDMRLNKDTDPKDEGKQYILNYLPVIKQNTYTVGAVYKHYAGNHTQTLVLSHNFLQNNNTKYRDNDESTPENLTLRYRSNEGESHFRGENLSVLGPVTVNAGLNLDYATYRNRTFQKAFVNDEPMIHEYRTDLDMVKYGLFGSAAYEGLNGKFTASFGFRIDGNNYSSYMNNPLKQFSPRLSLSYNLVADFYLNGNIGRYYELPAYTTMGYKEDGILVNKQNGLTYIRSDQAVLGGEYRFGQRARLSVEGFYKKYTHAPLSVEDQIPLASKGTDYGASGNEAATSTSVGRAYGVEMMFRWFGGKKFNLLTSYTFFRSQFIRPSTGKYIPSAWDNKHLLTFTGMYKLPKNWDLGLKFRLIGGAPYTPYDEYTSSIVSAWDATSRPYYDYTLYNQGRLKTFTEVDFRLDKTFYFKGVMLGFYIDLQNILNQKYNNQPVLVSTGEKYVDNNGVSRYKMKYIEQKSGTILPTLGITVEF; encoded by the coding sequence ATGAGAAAAATATTTTGTATTTGTTTTTTACTGGTTTTGTCCGTTTTTGCAGTATTCGGTCAGCAACGATATAATATATACGGTAGAGTTACAGATAAAGCTACCCGGAGTGAGGTATCCTATGTAAATGTCGTTTTGTGGGGGACGACGCAGGGAGTGATGACCGATAGCATAGGAAATTATGTAATTGCAGATGTTCCTCCGGGCATATATCGTCTGCAGGTATCTGGTCTTGGGTATAAAACGACGGTTACCCCCGAGTTTAGGGTATCTTCCCATAATTACCGTCTCGATGTGGAAGTAGAGGAAGACCGTTATGTGTTGAAAGAAGTGAGTGTAACGGCTTCGCCTTTCAGGCCTTCTGCAGAGAGTCCTATATCACGACGTGTAATAGGCTTACAGGAAATCGAAAAAAGTCCCGGGGCAAACCGGGATATTTCTAAAGTCGTAAATTCGTTTCCCGGAGTGAGTTCTACTGTGGGTAACGGTTATCGTAACGACCTGTTGGTGAGAGGTGGCGGTCCCTCAGAAAACAAATTTTTCCTTGACGGGATAGAAATTCCAAATATCAATCATTTCAGTACACAGGGTGCTTCTGGTGGGCCGGTGGGTATTATCGACGCAGATTTTATCCGGGAAGTCGATTTTTATACAGGTGCTTTTCCGGCAAATCGGGGAAATGCGCTTAGTTCGGTACTCGATTTTAAGTTAATAGACGGGGATCCCGACCGTTGTTCGGTAAAAGCTACGTTAGGAGCATCGGAAGTTGCCGTGACATCTAACGGACATATCGAAAAAAAAACGACCTATCTCGTATCGGTACGTCAATCGTATCTTCAATTGTTGTTCTCGTTACTCGATATGCCGTTTCTGCCGAGGTATACCGACGCACAGTTTAAAATAAAGACTCGGTTTTCCCGTCAGCACGAACTTACGATACTGGGCATCGGTGCCATAGACGACATGAGGCTTAATAAAGATACCGATCCCAAAGATGAAGGGAAACAGTATATTTTGAATTATCTTCCTGTAATAAAACAAAATACCTATACCGTAGGAGCTGTATACAAACATTACGCAGGAAACCATACGCAGACGTTGGTACTCAGTCATAATTTCTTGCAAAATAATAATACTAAGTACCGGGATAATGACGAGTCGACGCCCGAAAACCTGACGTTACGGTATCGATCTAATGAAGGTGAAAGCCATTTCAGGGGTGAAAATCTGTCGGTGCTGGGCCCGGTAACGGTGAATGCCGGGTTAAATCTCGATTATGCAACATATCGGAATCGTACATTTCAAAAAGCATTCGTAAATGACGAACCGATGATACATGAATACCGGACAGACCTCGATATGGTAAAATACGGACTTTTCGGCTCGGCCGCCTATGAGGGGCTTAACGGTAAATTTACGGCTTCATTCGGCTTCCGTATCGATGGTAATAATTATTCTTCTTATATGAATAATCCGTTGAAACAATTCTCTCCCCGGTTATCATTATCTTATAATCTTGTTGCCGATTTTTATTTAAACGGAAATATAGGGCGTTATTACGAATTACCGGCTTATACCACAATGGGATATAAAGAAGACGGCATATTGGTAAACAAACAAAACGGATTGACTTATATACGTTCCGATCAGGCTGTATTAGGAGGAGAATATCGTTTTGGGCAGAGGGCGCGTTTATCGGTAGAAGGATTTTATAAAAAATACACGCATGCTCCGTTATCGGTAGAAGATCAAATTCCGTTGGCATCAAAAGGAACCGATTACGGTGCCTCGGGTAATGAAGCCGCGACTTCTACTTCGGTGGGCAGGGCTTACGGGGTGGAGATGATGTTTCGTTGGTTCGGCGGCAAAAAATTTAATTTGCTTACCTCTTATACTTTTTTCCGTAGCCAGTTTATACGTCCTTCTACCGGGAAATATATTCCATCGGCTTGGGATAATAAGCATTTGCTCACATTCACGGGGATGTACAAATTACCGAAGAATTGGGATCTCGGACTGAAATTCCGGCTGATTGGGGGAGCTCCTTATACCCCTTACGACGAATATACATCTTCGATTGTTTCGGCATGGGATGCAACATCGAGGCCTTACTACGACTATACGCTGTATAATCAGGGACGGCTAAAGACATTTACAGAGGTTGATTTTCGTCTCGACAAGACCTTCTATTTCAAAGGTGTGATGCTCGGATTTTATATCGACCTGCAAAATATCCTGAATCAGAAATATAATAATCAGCCTGTGCTTGTGAGTACGGGAGAAAAATATGTCGATAATAATGGCGTAAGCCGCTATAAAATGAAATATATCGAACAAAAAAGCGGAACGATATTGCCTACGTTGGGCATTACAGTAGAATTTTAA
- the mnmD gene encoding tRNA (5-methylaminomethyl-2-thiouridine)(34)-methyltransferase MnmD — MKKLLEYTDDGLPTLYLPELDEHYHSIKGAFTEALHVYIESALKYSKANPVHILEIGFGTGLNAFLSALEAEKSTRTIYYTTTELYPLEWSEIEPLQYPQMISSGHIELFHQLHLSPWEKEIRLSPNFTFLKTKTDISFHIPEGYYHVIYYDAFAPEKQPQLWEENIFTRIASMTSKGGILTTYCAKGEVRRRLQRAGFEVERLPGPPKGKREILRGTKL, encoded by the coding sequence ATGAAAAAATTATTAGAATATACCGACGACGGATTGCCTACATTGTATCTTCCCGAACTCGATGAACACTACCATTCGATAAAAGGAGCATTCACCGAAGCTTTACATGTTTACATCGAATCGGCTTTAAAATATAGCAAAGCAAATCCTGTACATATTCTCGAAATAGGTTTCGGAACCGGTCTTAACGCTTTTCTTTCGGCCCTCGAAGCTGAAAAATCAACCCGTACTATTTATTACACTACGACCGAACTTTATCCCCTCGAATGGTCCGAAATAGAACCCTTACAATATCCGCAAATGATATCTTCAGGCCATATCGAACTATTTCACCAATTACACTTATCACCTTGGGAAAAAGAAATCCGTCTATCCCCCAATTTTACATTCTTGAAAACAAAAACAGATATATCGTTTCACATACCCGAAGGATATTATCATGTAATATATTATGATGCATTCGCACCCGAAAAACAACCCCAGCTTTGGGAAGAAAATATATTCACACGCATCGCTTCAATGACGTCTAAAGGGGGCATCCTCACAACATATTGTGCGAAAGGGGAAGTAAGGCGCAGGCTGCAACGTGCGGGGTTCGAAGTAGAACGCCTACCGGGTCCGCCCAAAGGTAAAAGGGAAATATTAAGGGGAACCAAATTATAA